In Paenibacillus sonchi, the genomic stretch AGGCCGGTCAAATAATCGGACAGGTTCTCCCCTGTAATCTGCTTGAACTTCCGCGAGACATTCTCCCTGCTGATGAAAAAGCGTTCCGCAATATGCTGCAATGTCATATCCCGGGCATAGTTCTGCTGGAGATACTGCCGGATCTCCTCGACAAGCCGGTTGTCCGGCGTCTGGGCATTCCCCTCCGACAGGCGCTGGAGCAATGTCTTGAGCTGGCTCCGCCAGTTCTCCACAGAAAAAAGCCCCTCGCTGTCATAGCAAAGCTCAAACGAAATCTCCCCGTCCGGCCGCAAGCGGCGGAGAACTTCCGAAATATCCGCCTGAAGCTGCTGGAACTGGCTCTCCGTAAGCAGCGGCAGACCGGCCAGCTGATCTGACCACTCATCCACGACCCGTTCCATTTTGTCCTGGTCACCGGAGAGGACAGCGACTCTCAGCTTGTCCAGCTGCGTTTCATATGCGTAGTTCTTTTCAGGACCACCTGATCCGGACTGCTCCCGGAACAGATGAATCCGTCCTTCCCGCTGCAGCAGATTCCGCTCGTTCAGACTCTGCCGCGCCTGGCGGAAAGCCCTTTGCAGCCCTTCCGGAAAAGCAACCGGAAGGCTGAGTCCGATATCCATCTGCACGCCGTAAGTCTGTCTAATGGACTCGTTAATACGGTGCATCTCTTCTTCCGCCTCAGCAACAGCACTCCACAGCAGAAGAACAATATCCGCTCCGCCCTGCCAGCTGCGGAAGGCGAAGCCGTTCTGCTTCGGCGCCAGCACCTCGTTGCAGACATTCGCCAGCACGAATGAGGTCAGCCCCACATCGCCCTGAAATCTGTGCAGC encodes the following:
- a CDS encoding response regulator: MKVLIVDDEKHVREAIRYFVPWEKYHITDIYEASNGQEAMRIMQEQQPAIVFTDMRMPLMDGAELLEWLHSHYPHTKTIVISGYQDFNYVKPAIVYGGTDYLLKPLNSKQLIAAAEHAFKLWLEEEQERHQAHRQNMQLNVLRPLYWDKMLSDLVAGQASFQEVRNSLCEELGMPLFVAECRVALISLQGADCRLLHRFQGDVGLTSFVLANVCNEVLAPKQNGFAFRSWQGGADIVLLLWSAVAEAEEEMHRINESIRQTYGVQMDIGLSLPVAFPEGLQRAFRQARQSLNERNLLQREGRIHLFREQSGSGGPEKNYAYETQLDKLRVAVLSGDQDKMERVVDEWSDQLAGLPLLTESQFQQLQADISEVLRRLRPDGEISFELCYDSEGLFSVENWRSQLKTLLQRLSEGNAQTPDNRLVEEIRQYLQQNYARDMTLQHIAERFFISRENVSRKFKQITGENLSDYLTGLRVDKAKTLLQNTNLRLSQISELVGYEDEKYFSRVFKKSTGQSPREYRKQGENYIS